The Candidatus Methanoperedens sp. genome has a window encoding:
- a CDS encoding nucleotide sugar dehydrogenase — protein MSLMNKIKDKIANVAIIGLGYVGLPLAVEAGKAGFSVTGIDISEPKIKLINQGRNYIPDIQDEDIRKLVKERKLQATNDFKQIGQADIIIICVPTPLDKNKQPSTKYIEDAIESALPYIRKGQLIILESTTYPGTTEEIILPRIGSKGLKAGKDFYLVFSPERIDPGNTNFKTYNIPKVVGGVTKECTKNARAFYEQITSGGVFEVSSPRVAEMEKLLENIFRIVNISLVNEMAMLCDRMNIDIWEVISAAKTKPFGYMPFYPGPGTGGHCIPLDPFYLSWKAKEFDFSTRFIELAGEINDKMPEYIIDKVVDTLNKHKKSINGSLIFIIGIAYKKDINDLRESPAMKVAELLLKKGADIIYHDPFISSAKISAKEYYSKELTPDLIRKSDLVLVTTNHSNIDYEMISGNAKLIYDSRNAVKDKYDNIFKLGNWK, from the coding sequence ATGTCCTTAATGAATAAAATAAAAGACAAAATCGCCAATGTCGCAATAATAGGACTGGGTTATGTAGGTCTTCCTCTTGCAGTAGAAGCTGGAAAAGCCGGATTCTCAGTAACCGGTATCGATATAAGTGAGCCGAAAATCAAATTGATAAATCAGGGCAGGAATTATATACCGGATATCCAGGACGAAGATATTAGGAAGCTTGTCAAAGAAAGAAAATTACAGGCAACAAATGATTTTAAGCAGATAGGACAGGCAGATATAATCATAATTTGCGTTCCAACTCCACTTGATAAGAACAAGCAACCATCCACTAAATATATAGAAGATGCTATAGAATCGGCATTGCCTTATATCAGAAAAGGACAGCTCATCATACTGGAAAGCACCACCTATCCCGGAACTACCGAAGAAATAATTCTTCCCCGTATTGGAAGTAAAGGATTAAAAGCCGGAAAGGACTTTTATCTTGTTTTTTCTCCTGAACGGATAGATCCCGGGAACACTAATTTTAAGACCTATAATATCCCCAAAGTCGTAGGCGGGGTCACAAAAGAATGCACAAAAAATGCCAGGGCATTTTATGAACAGATTACCAGCGGGGGGGTATTCGAAGTATCCTCCCCGAGAGTTGCCGAGATGGAAAAACTGCTGGAAAACATATTCAGGATAGTCAATATCTCTCTTGTCAATGAGATGGCAATGTTATGCGACAGAATGAATATTGACATATGGGAAGTCATATCTGCTGCAAAAACCAAACCATTTGGTTATATGCCATTTTATCCCGGACCGGGTACGGGAGGCCATTGCATTCCCCTGGATCCTTTCTACCTCTCATGGAAAGCCAAAGAATTCGATTTTTCAACAAGGTTTATTGAACTTGCCGGGGAAATTAATGACAAGATGCCTGAATATATTATTGATAAAGTTGTGGATACATTGAATAAGCACAAAAAGAGTATTAATGGGTCCCTGATATTTATTATAGGAATTGCCTACAAAAAAGACATAAATGATCTCAGGGAATCCCCGGCAATGAAAGTCGCAGAATTACTGTTGAAAAAAGGAGCAGATATTATATACCATGATCCTTTTATTTCCAGCGCAAAGATATCCGCAAAAGAATATTATTCGAAGGAACTTACTCCGGACCTGATCCGAAAGAGTGATTTAGTTCTTGTTACTACCAATCATTCGAATATTGATTATGAGATGATATCAGGAAATGCTAAATTAATATATGATTCCAGAAATGCAGTAAAAGATAAATATGATAATATATTTAAATTGGGAAATTGGAAATAG
- a CDS encoding NAD-dependent epimerase/dehydratase family protein — MRVLITGSSGLIGSEAVEYYDRHGHTVFGVDNNMRMEFFGSNGDTTWNLKRLLQVTKHFTHCNIDIRNRERIFDLFRNEHFDLIIHCAAQPSHDKAKEIPLIDFEVNAMGTVNLLEATRQFCSDAIFIFMSTNKVYGDVPNEIPLKELETRYDYLNPEDFNGISVDCRIDRSLHSLFGASKLAADIMVQEYGRYFGLNTCVFRGGCLTGPSHSGVELHGFLSYLVKVAVTGQTYHIFGYNGKQVRDNIHSYDVIQAFEAFRCNPRPGEVYNIGGGRNNSVSIIEAIYKTEKITGQKINYDYSKINRRGDHICYITDLNKLQSHFPNWNITHSLDDILKELCETETKRYTQDLKL; from the coding sequence ATGAGAGTTCTTATTACAGGAAGTAGTGGACTTATTGGATCTGAAGCAGTTGAGTACTATGATCGCCATGGGCATACTGTATTTGGAGTAGACAATAATATGCGGATGGAGTTTTTTGGTTCCAATGGGGACACCACATGGAACCTGAAACGCCTATTGCAGGTAACTAAACATTTTACTCATTGTAATATAGACATCCGAAATCGAGAGCGTATTTTCGATCTTTTCAGGAATGAACATTTTGATTTGATTATTCATTGTGCTGCACAACCATCCCATGACAAGGCAAAAGAAATACCATTGATCGACTTTGAAGTGAATGCCATGGGCACGGTTAATTTGCTAGAAGCAACTCGACAGTTCTGTTCCGATGCAATATTCATATTCATGAGTACTAATAAGGTATATGGGGATGTTCCCAATGAAATCCCGCTTAAAGAACTCGAAACACGTTATGACTATTTAAATCCAGAAGATTTTAATGGCATCTCAGTGGATTGCCGTATAGATCGATCGCTACATTCACTTTTTGGCGCATCAAAGCTGGCAGCAGATATCATGGTGCAAGAATATGGTCGTTATTTTGGCCTGAATACATGCGTATTCCGGGGTGGGTGCTTAACGGGCCCTTCACATTCTGGAGTGGAATTACATGGTTTTCTTTCATATCTGGTTAAAGTTGCAGTCACCGGGCAAACTTACCATATATTTGGTTATAATGGCAAACAAGTTCGCGATAACATACATAGCTATGATGTAATTCAAGCATTTGAAGCCTTTCGCTGTAATCCTCGACCAGGTGAAGTGTATAATATAGGCGGTGGGAGAAATAATAGTGTATCAATTATTGAGGCCATTTACAAGACTGAAAAAATAACAGGACAAAAAATAAATTACGATTATTCCAAGATCAACCGAAGAGGGGATCATATCTGTTATATTACTGACTTGAATAAACTGCAATCCCATTTTCCAAATTGGAACATCACTCATTCGTTAGATGATATTCTAAAAGAGTTATGTGAAACTGAAACGAAAAGATACACTCAAGACCTGAAACTTTAA
- a CDS encoding SDR family NAD(P)-dependent oxidoreductase, translated as MSFWQSRKVLVTGGCGFIGSYLVEELVAAGAHVTVADNLKYGKLENISSVIDSVQFIECDVSQLDTCKEVTTDTDVVMNLAAKAYGLEYNMQHHGEMLYYNSILQLNMLEAARLNDVEKFLVVSSSCVYPDDAFVPTPELDVATGKPEHGNEGYGWAKRIAELQATYYYREYGMEIAIVRPTNAYGGRSPWDENISHVIPALVKKVLDGEDPVIVWGSGNQKRNFLHATDVGKIMMLITEHYACAQPVNIGYEDEISIADLIKLICDVSGKHPRLIFDKTKPEGRFRKAVDATLLNKVTNNYQPTISLRQGIEEMIESYENTFCK; from the coding sequence ATGTCTTTTTGGCAATCACGTAAAGTACTTGTAACTGGTGGATGTGGCTTTATTGGGTCATATCTTGTTGAAGAACTTGTAGCTGCCGGCGCTCATGTCACTGTAGCAGATAATTTAAAGTATGGAAAGCTTGAGAACATCTCCAGTGTTATTGATTCAGTTCAATTTATTGAGTGTGACGTAAGCCAACTTGATACCTGCAAAGAAGTGACAACCGACACAGATGTTGTGATGAATTTAGCGGCAAAGGCTTATGGTCTGGAATATAACATGCAACACCATGGAGAGATGCTGTATTATAATTCTATTTTACAACTGAACATGTTAGAAGCTGCCAGGCTAAATGATGTTGAGAAATTTTTAGTAGTTAGTTCTTCCTGTGTTTACCCGGATGATGCTTTTGTTCCCACGCCGGAACTCGACGTAGCAACTGGCAAACCAGAACATGGAAATGAAGGATATGGATGGGCAAAACGCATAGCAGAATTGCAGGCAACCTACTATTATCGGGAATATGGAATGGAGATTGCGATTGTTCGACCTACAAACGCCTATGGGGGAAGATCCCCGTGGGACGAAAATATATCACATGTAATACCTGCATTGGTAAAAAAAGTACTTGATGGAGAAGATCCAGTAATTGTATGGGGTAGTGGAAATCAGAAACGTAACTTTTTACATGCGACAGATGTTGGTAAGATAATGATGTTGATCACCGAGCATTATGCATGTGCACAACCGGTAAATATTGGTTATGAAGATGAGATTTCAATAGCTGATTTAATAAAATTGATTTGCGATGTGTCAGGAAAGCACCCCAGATTGATATTTGACAAAACAAAACCAGAAGGTAGATTCCGCAAAGCTGTTGATGCAACGTTGCTAAATAAAGTAACGAATAATTATCAGCCCACTATCAGTTTACGCCAGGGTATTGAAGAAATGATTGAATCGTATGAAAATACTTTTTGTAAATAA
- a CDS encoding glycosyltransferase family 1 protein, translated as MKLARITTLYPRNLEDFYRRHQGISKQSFQEQKKILEYNAFGWSDFWDHALIPLGYEVMEIILNAESMQRAWARENSIPDSGGMDLNEIALEQIKWFQPDILWFDDLSEDLLKRIRFEFPSIRLVLGWVGSAIPKSNIWQHMDLILTCAPESRDYLQAAGFRCKQIHHGFDPRINCRLNDNPKKSDASFIGQIVLRSQFHLYREHFLEQLTSHVDIDIFSPNADFGWKDDLKTLLMQILYEGYQITKHVGFLESTIKSLPVIGKVTQWTSRPRFPINRKLQQSMKPAVFGIEMFQVLRDSKISLNIHADSSPTYASNIRLFEATGVGTCLLTDWKENIHELFEPDKEVVVYKTVSECIEKIRWLLEHPEEREEIARAGKARTLKEHTFSHRAKQLDEIIRIELGL; from the coding sequence ATGAAATTAGCCAGAATAACAACTTTATATCCCCGCAATCTGGAAGACTTTTATAGAAGGCATCAGGGCATCTCAAAACAATCTTTTCAGGAACAGAAAAAAATTCTGGAATATAATGCATTTGGCTGGTCTGATTTCTGGGATCATGCCCTGATACCGCTTGGATATGAAGTCATGGAAATTATATTAAATGCTGAATCCATGCAACGGGCATGGGCACGGGAAAATTCAATCCCTGATTCTGGCGGAATGGACCTGAACGAGATTGCATTAGAGCAGATAAAATGGTTCCAACCGGATATTCTCTGGTTTGATGATTTAAGTGAAGATCTATTAAAGCGAATCCGGTTTGAATTTCCTTCAATTCGTCTTGTATTGGGCTGGGTTGGGAGTGCAATACCCAAATCAAATATATGGCAGCATATGGATTTGATATTAACCTGTGCACCCGAATCCCGGGACTATCTCCAGGCAGCCGGATTTCGCTGTAAGCAAATACATCACGGATTTGATCCGAGAATAAACTGCCGGCTTAATGATAATCCAAAAAAGAGTGACGCTTCCTTTATTGGACAAATAGTACTCAGAAGCCAGTTTCACCTGTATCGTGAGCATTTTCTTGAACAGCTTACATCGCATGTTGATATAGACATTTTTTCACCAAATGCGGATTTTGGATGGAAAGACGATTTAAAGACTTTATTGATGCAAATACTTTATGAGGGGTACCAGATTACGAAGCATGTTGGTTTTTTAGAATCAACAATAAAGTCTTTACCTGTGATCGGTAAAGTTACTCAATGGACATCCAGACCGCGTTTTCCGATCAATCGCAAACTCCAGCAAAGTATGAAACCTGCTGTTTTTGGCATAGAAATGTTCCAGGTTTTACGAGATTCAAAGATATCTCTCAATATCCATGCAGATTCATCTCCAACTTATGCTTCCAATATACGTTTATTTGAAGCAACGGGTGTCGGAACATGCTTACTCACAGACTGGAAGGAAAATATACATGAACTTTTCGAACCTGATAAGGAAGTTGTTGTCTACAAAACCGTCTCTGAGTGTATAGAGAAGATCAGATGGTTACTTGAGCATCCTGAAGAAAGAGAAGAGATAGCCCGGGCGGGTAAGGCACGTACTCTTAAAGAACATACCTTTTCACACAGGGCAAAACAATTAGATGAAATTATTAGAATTGAATTAGGACTATGA